One window of Rhizobium leguminosarum genomic DNA carries:
- a CDS encoding response regulator, whose translation MSAGFEKADTSSETDGISAEADLQTALFDVVCDSLAAAFIIYDKNDHLIFASRQTLEFFPLPPEMLKPGTRLRDFLGAMYDIGIRQQYDVKQRGSLSREDWLSQKIASHWRERFDSVERHGTDSWVRFVKRRLPGGYGVTIISDISEDKKREEQWRSDLERVQLTEDILDNLPFPLFVKDRNLTYVAVNLAFCEKYQTTADEVLGRKSADLFSEEIAKRFEESDRHVLETGEMSISRQRQISRDGIERDIVSRKHRIGKSGRYFLVSTTQDLPRDGADLDEFGRASAITTSSNQSYRRAYVPAPSAVERREPAAMEAIVPENFSGRKVLVVTADLAAETAALRTLSKYGFESCSVRGEDEEERFLEIATSSGISLDLLIIDNQMGMRCLELAEQYGIPALVMDGFQIANELTFQIARHFNRNSRNSGAGADTDWEISISDDVVGLQVLVAEDNDINQIVFSQILEGLGYRHMIAATGDEVVRLWAEHRPQIVLMDISLPGFNGFEAARLIRQMEETGSGTRTPIIGVLTQAFERDRAECAKSGMDDVIMKPVSPDMLEAVFQRYLMEEAVRARG comes from the coding sequence ATGAGTGCCGGCTTCGAAAAGGCGGACACATCATCGGAAACCGACGGGATTTCCGCCGAGGCCGATCTGCAGACGGCGCTTTTCGATGTGGTGTGCGACAGCCTTGCGGCAGCTTTCATCATCTATGACAAGAACGATCATCTGATCTTCGCCAGCCGCCAGACGCTGGAATTTTTCCCACTGCCGCCCGAAATGCTGAAGCCCGGGACGCGGCTTCGCGATTTCCTCGGCGCGATGTACGACATCGGCATTCGCCAGCAATATGATGTGAAACAGCGCGGCTCGCTGAGCCGCGAGGACTGGCTGTCGCAGAAAATCGCCTCGCATTGGCGCGAGCGCTTTGACTCCGTCGAGCGCCACGGTACCGACAGCTGGGTCCGTTTCGTCAAACGCCGGCTGCCGGGCGGTTACGGCGTCACCATCATTTCCGACATTTCCGAGGACAAGAAACGCGAAGAGCAATGGCGCTCGGATCTCGAGCGCGTGCAGCTCACCGAGGACATTCTCGACAATCTGCCGTTCCCGCTCTTCGTCAAGGACCGCAACCTCACCTACGTCGCGGTCAACCTCGCCTTCTGCGAGAAATATCAGACCACCGCCGACGAGGTGCTCGGGCGCAAGAGCGCCGATCTTTTTTCGGAAGAGATCGCCAAACGCTTCGAGGAAAGCGATCGTCATGTGCTGGAGACCGGCGAGATGTCGATCTCCCGCCAGCGGCAGATCTCCCGCGACGGTATCGAGCGCGACATCGTCAGCCGCAAGCACCGCATTGGCAAGTCGGGCCGCTATTTTCTGGTGTCGACCACGCAGGACCTGCCACGCGACGGCGCCGATCTCGACGAGTTCGGCCGTGCATCCGCGATCACCACCTCCAGCAATCAAAGCTATCGCCGGGCCTATGTGCCGGCGCCGAGCGCCGTCGAGCGTCGCGAGCCGGCGGCGATGGAAGCGATCGTTCCGGAGAATTTCTCCGGCCGCAAGGTCCTCGTCGTCACTGCCGACCTAGCCGCCGAGACCGCCGCGCTGCGGACGCTGTCGAAATACGGTTTCGAATCCTGCTCGGTCCGTGGCGAGGACGAGGAGGAGCGGTTCCTGGAAATTGCCACCTCCTCCGGCATTTCGCTCGATCTGCTGATCATCGATAATCAGATGGGCATGCGCTGCCTCGAGCTTGCCGAACAATACGGTATCCCGGCGCTGGTCATGGACGGCTTCCAGATCGCCAACGAGCTCACCTTCCAGATCGCTCGCCATTTCAACCGCAACAGCCGCAATAGTGGCGCCGGCGCGGATACGGATTGGGAGATCAGCATTTCCGACGACGTCGTCGGCCTGCAAGTTCTCGTCGCCGAAGACAATGATATCAACCAGATCGTTTTTTCGCAGATCCTCGAAGGCCTTGGTTATCGCCATATGATCGCGGCAACCGGCGACGAGGTCGTGCGCCTGTGGGCCGAGCACCGGCCGCAGATCGTGCTGATGGATATTTCCCTGCCGGGCTTCAACGGCTTCGAGGCCGCCCGCCTTATCCGGCAGATGGAGGAAACCGGCAGTGGAACCCGCACCCCGATCATCGGCGTGCTTACCCAGGCCTTCGAACGAGACCGCGCCGAATGCGCGAAATCAGGCATGGACGATGTCATCATGAAACCCGTCAGCCCTGACATGCTTGAGGCTGTATTTCAGAGATACCTGATGGAAGAGGCCGTGCGAGCGCGAGGCTAG
- a CDS encoding putative bifunctional diguanylate cyclase/phosphodiesterase — MMKSAEMAFSTVGQNELQAMAYTDPLTGLGNRNRMRDKVLQISSERASDPAPFTIGIANLDSFKPINDLFGSTAGDEILCQVAHRLRACIPDGALVTRHDGDEFAFVLPLIFERASAEKFGQMIREVLSAPYDLGDRNVRLSASLGFAIYPFAGEDCEELLKSAETALYRSKRRGRGQVTVYSREIAQEMKRATQLEQALRNAIISDAIDVHFQPIVSLSNNQVVGFEALARWNDPDLGFVSPGVFVPLAEERGFIDALSEALLRKAAEAALSWPRELFLSFNLSSAQLMDPGTSSSVLSILGRVGFDPHRLELEITETAVMSSADTAHRIIADLRAAGVRISLDDFGTGQSSLGRLRDFIFDKIKIDRAFVSRINSDRASEHIIKAILTMCEGLDLEVVAEGIEDYAEAVKLRTLGCGMGQGYHFGRPADGIATLRFLHENYHDPAMVERVSA, encoded by the coding sequence ATAATGAAATCGGCGGAAATGGCCTTCTCGACCGTCGGTCAGAATGAGCTTCAGGCAATGGCCTATACCGATCCGCTGACCGGATTGGGAAACCGCAATCGTATGCGGGACAAGGTCTTGCAGATCTCGTCGGAGCGCGCCAGCGATCCGGCTCCCTTCACCATCGGCATCGCCAACCTCGACAGCTTCAAGCCGATCAACGATCTCTTCGGCTCGACGGCCGGCGATGAAATCCTGTGCCAGGTCGCTCATCGCCTCAGGGCCTGCATTCCTGATGGCGCGCTGGTTACCCGCCATGACGGAGATGAATTCGCCTTCGTGCTGCCGCTGATTTTCGAGCGTGCGAGTGCCGAGAAATTCGGCCAGATGATCCGCGAGGTGCTGTCGGCGCCCTATGACCTCGGCGACCGCAACGTCCGCCTCTCCGCCTCGCTCGGCTTTGCCATCTACCCGTTCGCCGGAGAAGATTGCGAGGAATTGCTGAAGAGCGCCGAAACCGCACTCTACCGTTCCAAGCGTCGCGGCCGTGGCCAGGTCACCGTCTATTCGCGCGAGATCGCCCAGGAAATGAAGCGTGCGACGCAGCTGGAGCAGGCGCTTAGAAACGCCATCATCTCCGACGCAATCGACGTGCATTTCCAGCCGATCGTCTCGCTCTCCAACAATCAGGTCGTCGGCTTCGAGGCGCTCGCCCGCTGGAACGATCCCGATCTCGGCTTCGTCTCGCCCGGCGTCTTCGTGCCGCTCGCCGAAGAGCGCGGCTTCATCGATGCGCTGTCGGAGGCGCTGCTGCGCAAAGCTGCCGAAGCCGCCCTTTCCTGGCCGCGCGAACTGTTTCTGTCGTTCAATCTCTCCTCGGCCCAGCTGATGGATCCGGGCACGAGCAGCAGCGTCCTGTCGATCCTCGGCCGTGTCGGTTTCGATCCGCATCGCCTGGAGCTGGAGATCACCGAGACCGCAGTCATGAGCTCGGCCGATACCGCCCACCGCATCATCGCCGATTTGCGCGCCGCCGGTGTGCGCATTTCGCTTGACGATTTCGGCACCGGCCAGTCGAGCCTCGGGCGCCTGCGCGACTTCATCTTCGACAAGATCAAGATCGACCGTGCCTTCGTCTCCCGCATCAACTCCGACCGCGCCTCCGAACACATCATCAAGGCGATCCTGACCATGTGCGAGGGCCTGGACCTGGAAGTCGTGGCGGAGGGCATCGAGGATTACGCCGAAGCGGTGAAGCTGCGCACGCTCGGCTGCGGCATGGGGCAGGGCTATCACTTCGGCCGTCCGGCCGACGGTATCGCCACGTTACGCTTCCTGCACGAGAACTATCACGATCCGGCCATGGTGGAGCGTGTCAGCGCCTAA
- a CDS encoding aminotransferase class III-fold pyridoxal phosphate-dependent enzyme: MAAASAVLDVIENENLMQNARKTGDYLLAGMDSLKERFTSIGDVRGSGLFLGLEFVGNQGSREPDGLLALKVVNGLRDRRVLISASGLNGNVLKIRPPLPFTCENADVLLDALHDALGEIERTRPNR; the protein is encoded by the coding sequence TTGGCCGCTGCCTCGGCTGTACTTGACGTTATCGAGAACGAAAATCTTATGCAAAACGCGCGGAAGACAGGTGATTACCTGCTCGCAGGAATGGACAGCTTGAAAGAGAGGTTCACTTCGATTGGAGATGTACGAGGCAGTGGCTTGTTTCTCGGGTTGGAGTTTGTAGGTAATCAGGGCAGCCGCGAGCCAGATGGCCTCCTCGCGCTGAAGGTTGTTAATGGGCTTCGTGATCGGCGTGTATTGATAAGTGCCTCAGGACTAAATGGTAATGTTCTCAAAATTCGACCACCGCTCCCTTTCACTTGCGAGAATGCTGATGTGTTACTCGATGCGCTGCATGATGCTCTTGGCGAAATAGAACGCACCAGACCGAACCGGTAG
- a CDS encoding ornithine cyclodeaminase family protein, protein MKTLLLRKDDVRRLFGMTEVIGAVGEAYKAFSSDQVEQPDYIGIHSPSLRGEIDFKLGYNKAAEIISMKAHSGGFTNNPAEHGVPNSMGTILLFDARSCALICIMDGSLITGLRTGAAGAVSVKALARKNAMTIASIGTGNQARMQIRAIAEIMKIEEIHAWDSTQETSSKYKADIEREFGIPVIVANSKKEAVEQADILITTTRGKGSLVQADWVKPGTHIVAIGTDQRGKQELDPEIFRNAKIIVDSLSQCTEKGETWHPLNKNIITKNDIHGEIGEVLLGRKPGRERDDEITIFDSTGMAIQDNTTASKIYQNAITNNVGTFFQFFE, encoded by the coding sequence ATGAAAACCCTGTTGCTCAGGAAGGATGATGTAAGACGGCTCTTCGGCATGACGGAAGTCATCGGCGCGGTCGGAGAGGCTTACAAAGCCTTCAGCAGCGATCAGGTGGAACAGCCCGACTATATCGGGATACATTCCCCCTCGCTGCGTGGAGAAATCGACTTCAAGCTTGGCTATAATAAAGCCGCTGAGATCATCTCTATGAAAGCGCACTCTGGAGGGTTCACCAACAACCCGGCGGAACACGGCGTGCCGAATAGCATGGGCACCATTCTCCTGTTTGATGCCCGGAGCTGTGCGTTGATTTGTATCATGGATGGAAGCTTGATCACTGGCCTCAGAACGGGGGCGGCGGGAGCCGTCTCCGTCAAAGCGCTGGCGAGAAAAAACGCCATGACGATCGCATCCATCGGCACAGGTAATCAGGCGAGAATGCAAATCCGGGCAATCGCCGAAATCATGAAGATTGAAGAAATTCACGCCTGGGACAGCACCCAGGAAACAAGCTCCAAATACAAGGCGGACATCGAGCGCGAATTCGGCATTCCCGTCATCGTCGCAAACTCTAAGAAGGAGGCGGTTGAGCAGGCCGATATCTTGATCACGACGACCAGGGGGAAAGGGTCGCTCGTGCAAGCCGATTGGGTAAAACCAGGCACCCACATCGTTGCAATCGGCACGGATCAACGCGGCAAACAGGAGCTAGATCCGGAGATTTTCAGAAACGCAAAAATTATCGTCGACTCGCTCTCACAATGCACAGAAAAGGGCGAGACTTGGCACCCGCTGAATAAAAACATCATCACCAAAAACGACATCCATGGCGAAATCGGCGAGGTGTTGTTGGGAAGGAAGCCGGGACGAGAACGTGATGACGAGATCACGATTTTCGACTCCACGGGGATGGCCATACAAGACAATACGACCGCCAGCAAAATTTATCAGAACGCAATAACCAATAACGTCGGCACTTTCTTCCAGTTTTTTGAGTAA